A genomic window from Triticum urartu cultivar G1812 chromosome 7, Tu2.1, whole genome shotgun sequence includes:
- the LOC125524888 gene encoding uncharacterized protein LOC125524888, which produces MAMDLQRPQPLHLGFPDPSSLGWAEQPWRRIRSVHGRSTSGSADHGQRPDGGGYRRGCCSALHVSSCASGGQTLLRLRPRGTLIVGGFIFLRSDSVQPHMVNIQFQKNVLLQVTTTTQAKSNDKNQLDEGIHLKHISNLLCVGSFF; this is translated from the exons ATGGCGATGGATCTGCAGCGTCCGCAGCCGCTCCACCTCGGGTTCCCTGACCCTTCTTCTCTAGGCTGGGCAGAGCAACCATGGCGGCGGATCCGCAGCGTCCATGGCCGCTCCACCTCGGGCAGCGCGGATCACGGTCAGCGGCCCGATGGAGGCGGGTACCGGCGCGGTTGCTGTTCTGCCCTCCATGTCTCCTCCTGCGCCTCCGGTGGCCAGACGCTTCTTCGACTCCGGCCTAG GGGCACCCTCATCGTTGGCGGATTTATATTTCTCAGGTCAGACAGTGTGCAGCCACACATGGTCAACATCCAGTTTCAGAAGAATGTACTGCTGCAGGTAACCACGACGA CGCAGGCGAAGTCGAATGACAAGAACCAGCTAGATGAGGGCATCCATTTGAAACACATATCTAATCTTCTATGTGTGGGATCCTTTTTCTGA